In the genome of Nerophis lumbriciformis linkage group LG32, RoL_Nlum_v2.1, whole genome shotgun sequence, one region contains:
- the golga2 gene encoding golgin subfamily A member 2 isoform X5: MADQSRQTKLAAAKKKLKEFQQKSSPVSVGVDKAGGGLGGGTGAKKKRKGKGFNQYDAPSIDRNSPDNNYPDTNGNESLTEENMPLSSTESLRQLSQQLNGLVSETPAAHVNGERELESLNQELSAALESSNLTNSQLNTKLDQLAKQSQELTDQLQKERKEFEQKSSKEQGAMREQLQVHIQTIGILVSEKSELQTALQYTQHAARQKAAEAEDLNSSLQTTRQRVSELERTLSSVSTQQKQFEKHNKELEKDRDTLRLEVFRQNNLSEEFKQLTSELSEQLRQRVQETVALKLEVDDLHKRLEIADLMLQQCSTQSDPSSAKQQIQLLLEEKQQMDVHNNQLMESVGQLKTERDCYAQQIQEEGRVWKDKTEQLLTQVSLVAEERDRNINRVQELEASITELKNAAELLSRENHSAAEPQASGPSETEVALQEALNTLQQQNNSLNAQYQSQLSDNEQLSRLCSEKEARLADLEQQVENRTQEADDRRRMLDDVQSDKATISRALNQNRTLKDQLAEMQNGFVKLTNENMELTNAIQSEQHVKKELARRMGELQEELHNVKEQLELKYKEAEGLAEQRNQVAAHLQQYCAGYQALVSEREQLHQQYLTQSQIMDRLQHDESHGRTQLEMSQNQLQQAQEHLEQLVKDNEHLKTEVRELLNSSALAVTPRDEGDGIESQSPQESVTELSSIVIPQDFESQKEMEEFIRGALSQVEAERDDARRQLREEHRLHMAAKHQATVALNLERHSHSEHGHHHGDEHAHDQHSHCEHHHQQSEGGVAVEVHQALQTAMERLQQRFTSLMQEKADLKERVEELEHRCIQLSGETDTIGEYIALYQNQRAIMKQKHQEKEQYITLLAQDKEEMKAKLAELQDLVMRLVAERNDWYSRYMEGVTQVNPDLLPVGEDHSPDAEHQHQAHHQQAEAMEVIPLSEPTAQEAPSSSHVPVGSEPAALAPEGDGTAQQIMQLLHDIQNPQGSTSRLPPFMGDNPCIPFFYRPDEQDEVKILVV, translated from the exons ATGGCTGACCAGAGCAGGCAAACAAAACTCGCCGCAGCCAAGAAAAag CTGAAGGAGTTCCAGCAGAAGAGTTCCCCTGTCAGTGTTGGTGTAGATAAAGCAGGAGGAGGACTTGGTGGCGGCACAGGagccaaaaagaagaggaaaggGAAAGGATTCAACCAGTACGATGCACCCTCAATAGACAGAAACTCTCCAGACAAC AACTATCCCGATACCAATGGCAATGAGAGTTTAACAGAGGAAAATAT GCCGCTGTCTTCCACAGAGAGCCTGAGACAGCTATCCCAGCAACTAAACGGCCTTGTCTCTGAG ACGCCTGCTGCTCACGTGAACGGCGAGAGAGAACTGGAG AGTCTGAACCAGGAGCTGTCTGCTGCCCTGGAGTCCAGCAACTTAACAAACTCTCAGCTCAATACCAAGCTTGACCAGCTG GCCAAACAATCTCAGGAGCTCACAGATCAGCTACAGAAG GAGCGAAAAGAATTTGAACAAAAGTCTTCCAAAGAGCAGGGTGCAATGCGAGAGCAACTGCAG GTTCACATTCAAACTATCGGCATACTGGTGTCGGAGAAATCGGAGCTGCAGACGGCCCTACAGTACACACAACATGCGGCACGGCAGAAAGCAG CTGAGGCAGAGGACCTCAACAGCAGTCTTCAAACAACAAGGCAGAGAGTGTCGGAGCTGGAGAGAACGCTGTCTTCTGTCTCAACGCAGCAGAAACAGTTTGAAAAG CATAATAAAGAGTTAGAAAAAGACAGAGACACTTTGAGGTTGGAGGTATTTAGACAAAA CAATTTGAGCGAGGAGTTCAAACAGCTGACCTCCGAGCTGTCAGAGCAGCTGAGGCAGAGAGTGCAAGAGACGGTAGCATTGAAGCTGGAGGTGGACGATCTTCACAAGAGGCTGGAGATCGctgacctcatgttgcagcag TGTTCCACCCAGTCAGATCCCAGTAGTGCCAAACAACAAATCCAACTATTGCTTGAGGAGAAGCAGCAAATGGACGTGCATAATAATCAG CTGATGGAGTCAGTTGGCCAACTGAAGACTGAGAGGGATTGCTATGCACAGCAGATCCAGGAGGAGGGTCGTGTTTGGAAAGACAAAACGGAGCAACTCCTCACACAA GTGTCATTGGTGGCGGAGGAGAGGGACAGAAACATCAACAGAGTCCAAGAACTTGAAGCTAGCATCACAGAGCTAAAGAATGCTGCAG AATTGCTGTCCCGGGAGAATCACAGCGCTGCAGAGCCTCAGGCTTCAGGTCCTTCAGAGACCGAAGTAGCTTTGCAGGAGGCTCTCAACACTCTGCAACAACAAAACAACTCTCTTAATGCACAGTATCAGTCGCAA CTGAGCGACAATGAGCAGCTGAGTCGCTTGTGCTCAGAGAAAGAAGCACGTCTAGCAGATCTGGAGCAGCAGGTGGAGAACCGGACCCAGGAGGCAGACGACCGCCGCCGCATGCTGGACGATGTGCAATCGGACAAGGCTACGATCAGCCGCGCTCTCAACCAGAACCGCACACTGAAAGATCAGCTGGCGGAGATGCAGAATGGCTTTGTTAAACTG ACAAACGAAAATATGGAGCTGACCAACGCTATTCAGTCAGAGCAGCATGTGAAGAAGGAGCTGGCACGTAGGATGGGGGAGCTTCAAGAGGAGCTGCACAACGTCAAGGAGCAG CTGGAATTGAAATATAAAGAGGCTGAAGGATTGGCAGAGCAGAGGAACCAGGTGGCGGCCCACCTGCAGCAGTACTGTGCCGGTTACCAGGCTCTTGTGTCCGAAAGGGAGCAGCTCCACCAACAGTATTTGACACAGAGCCAGATCATGGACCGGCTGCAGCATGACGAATCGCACGGCCGCACTCAGCTGGAAATGAGCCAGAATCAGCTGCAGCAAGCACAG GAGCATTTGGAGCAGTTGGTCAAAGATAACGAGCATTTGAAGACTGAGGTGAGGGAGCTGCTTAACAGTTCAGCTCTAGCAGTGACGCCACGAGATGAAG GCGACGGCATTGAAAGTCAGTCACCTCAAGAGAGTGTTACAGAGTTGTCCTCCATTGTAATCCCTCAAGACTTTGAGAGCCAGAAAGAGATG GAGGAGTTCATCCGCGGGGCGTTGTCCCAGGTGGAGGCGGAGCGAGACGATGCCAGGAGGCAGCTGAGGGAGGAGCACAGGCTCCACATGGCGGCAAAGCACCAAGCCACCGTGGCTCTAAACCTAGAGCGCCACAGCCACTCCGAGCACGGGCACCATCATGGCGATGAACACGCTCATGACCAACATAGTCACTGTGAACACCATCACCAGCAATCAG AAGGAGGAGTGGCGGTAGAAGTTCATCAGGCGCTGCAGACCGCCATGGAGAGGCTCCAACAGCGGTTCACCTCGCTCATGCAGGAGAAGGCCGACCTGAAGGAGCGAGTAGAGGAGCTGGAGCATCGCTGCATTCAACTGTCTGGAGAGACGGACACTATTG GAGAGTACATCGCCTTGTATCAGAATCAGAGAGCCATCATGAAGCAGAAGCACCAGGAGAAGGAGCAGTACATCACCCTGCTGGCTCAGGATAAAGAAGAGATGAAG GCGAAGCTGGCAGAGCTGCAGGATCTTGTCATGAGGCTGGTGGCCGAGAGGAACGACTGGTACAGTCGATACATGGAGGGCGTAACTCAGGTCAACCCCGACCTGCTTCCTGTTGGcgaggaccacagtccagatgcAGAGCACCAGCAtcaagcacaccaccagcaagcAG AAGCCATGGAGGTCATCCCCCTGTCAGAGCCCACCGCCCAGGAAGCCCCCTCGTCGTCTCACGTCCCCGTCGGCAGCGAGCCCGCGGCGCTGGCGCCCGAAGGCGACGGCACGGCCCAGCAGATCATGCAGCTCCTCCACGACATCCAGAACCCTCAGGGGAGCACGTCGCGACTTCCCCCCTTCATGGGCGACAACCCCTGCATCCCCTTCTTCTACCGCCCTGACGAGCAGGACGAGGTGAAGATACTTGTGGTGTGA
- the golga2 gene encoding golgin subfamily A member 2 isoform X2, with amino-acid sequence MADQSRQTKLAAAKKKLKEFQQKSSPVSVGVDKAGGGLGGGTGAKKKRKGKGFNQYDAPSIDRNSPDNNLADMETTCSSVSPLTEDLAAELDCNTPVSNTTTSTNATTNLQSISHHADLSQNYPDTNGNESLTEENMPLSSTESLRQLSQQLNGLVSETPAAHVNGERELESLNQELSAALESSNLTNSQLNTKLDQLAKQSQELTDQLQKERKEFEQKSSKEQGAMREQLQVHIQTIGILVSEKSELQTALQYTQHAARQKAAEAEDLNSSLQTTRQRVSELERTLSSVSTQQKQFEKHNKELEKDRDTLRLEVFRQNNLSEEFKQLTSELSEQLRQRVQETVALKLEVDDLHKRLEIADLMLQQCSTQSDPSSAKQQIQLLLEEKQQMDVHNNQLMESVGQLKTERDCYAQQIQEEGRVWKDKTEQLLTQVSLVAEERDRNINRVQELEASITELKNAAELLSRENHSAAEPQASGPSETEVALQEALNTLQQQNNSLNAQYQSQLSDNEQLSRLCSEKEARLADLEQQVENRTQEADDRRRMLDDVQSDKATISRALNQNRTLKDQLAEMQNGFVKLTNENMELTNAIQSEQHVKKELARRMGELQEELHNVKEQLELKYKEAEGLAEQRNQVAAHLQQYCAGYQALVSEREQLHQQYLTQSQIMDRLQHDESHGRTQLEMSQNQLQQAQEHLEQLVKDNEHLKTEVRELLNSSALAVTPRDEGDGIESQSPQESVTELSSIVIPQDFESQKEMEEFIRGALSQVEAERDDARRQLREEHRLHMAAKHQATVALNLERHSHSEHGHHHGDEHAHDQHSHCEHHHQQSEGGVAVEVHQALQTAMERLQQRFTSLMQEKADLKERVEELEHRCIQLSGETDTIGEYIALYQNQRAIMKQKHQEKEQYITLLAQDKEEMKAKLAELQDLVMRLVAERNDWYSRYMEGVTQVNPDLLPVGEDHSPDAEHQHQAHHQQAEAMEVIPLSEPTAQEAPSSSHVPVGSEPAALAPEGDGTAQQIMQLLHDIQNPQGSTSRLPPFMGDNPCIPFFYRPDEQDEVKILVV; translated from the exons ATGGCTGACCAGAGCAGGCAAACAAAACTCGCCGCAGCCAAGAAAAag CTGAAGGAGTTCCAGCAGAAGAGTTCCCCTGTCAGTGTTGGTGTAGATAAAGCAGGAGGAGGACTTGGTGGCGGCACAGGagccaaaaagaagaggaaaggGAAAGGATTCAACCAGTACGATGCACCCTCAATAGACAGAAACTCTCCAGACAAC AACTTAGCCGACATGGAGACCACATGCTCCTCAGTTTCCCCGCTCACAGAGGACCTGGCAGCTGAGCTTGACTGCAACACGCCTGTATCTAACACTACCACTAGCACTAACGCCACTACTAACCTTCAAAGTATAAGCCACCATGCTGACCTGTCACAG AACTATCCCGATACCAATGGCAATGAGAGTTTAACAGAGGAAAATAT GCCGCTGTCTTCCACAGAGAGCCTGAGACAGCTATCCCAGCAACTAAACGGCCTTGTCTCTGAG ACGCCTGCTGCTCACGTGAACGGCGAGAGAGAACTGGAG AGTCTGAACCAGGAGCTGTCTGCTGCCCTGGAGTCCAGCAACTTAACAAACTCTCAGCTCAATACCAAGCTTGACCAGCTG GCCAAACAATCTCAGGAGCTCACAGATCAGCTACAGAAG GAGCGAAAAGAATTTGAACAAAAGTCTTCCAAAGAGCAGGGTGCAATGCGAGAGCAACTGCAG GTTCACATTCAAACTATCGGCATACTGGTGTCGGAGAAATCGGAGCTGCAGACGGCCCTACAGTACACACAACATGCGGCACGGCAGAAAGCAG CTGAGGCAGAGGACCTCAACAGCAGTCTTCAAACAACAAGGCAGAGAGTGTCGGAGCTGGAGAGAACGCTGTCTTCTGTCTCAACGCAGCAGAAACAGTTTGAAAAG CATAATAAAGAGTTAGAAAAAGACAGAGACACTTTGAGGTTGGAGGTATTTAGACAAAA CAATTTGAGCGAGGAGTTCAAACAGCTGACCTCCGAGCTGTCAGAGCAGCTGAGGCAGAGAGTGCAAGAGACGGTAGCATTGAAGCTGGAGGTGGACGATCTTCACAAGAGGCTGGAGATCGctgacctcatgttgcagcag TGTTCCACCCAGTCAGATCCCAGTAGTGCCAAACAACAAATCCAACTATTGCTTGAGGAGAAGCAGCAAATGGACGTGCATAATAATCAG CTGATGGAGTCAGTTGGCCAACTGAAGACTGAGAGGGATTGCTATGCACAGCAGATCCAGGAGGAGGGTCGTGTTTGGAAAGACAAAACGGAGCAACTCCTCACACAA GTGTCATTGGTGGCGGAGGAGAGGGACAGAAACATCAACAGAGTCCAAGAACTTGAAGCTAGCATCACAGAGCTAAAGAATGCTGCAG AATTGCTGTCCCGGGAGAATCACAGCGCTGCAGAGCCTCAGGCTTCAGGTCCTTCAGAGACCGAAGTAGCTTTGCAGGAGGCTCTCAACACTCTGCAACAACAAAACAACTCTCTTAATGCACAGTATCAGTCGCAA CTGAGCGACAATGAGCAGCTGAGTCGCTTGTGCTCAGAGAAAGAAGCACGTCTAGCAGATCTGGAGCAGCAGGTGGAGAACCGGACCCAGGAGGCAGACGACCGCCGCCGCATGCTGGACGATGTGCAATCGGACAAGGCTACGATCAGCCGCGCTCTCAACCAGAACCGCACACTGAAAGATCAGCTGGCGGAGATGCAGAATGGCTTTGTTAAACTG ACAAACGAAAATATGGAGCTGACCAACGCTATTCAGTCAGAGCAGCATGTGAAGAAGGAGCTGGCACGTAGGATGGGGGAGCTTCAAGAGGAGCTGCACAACGTCAAGGAGCAG CTGGAATTGAAATATAAAGAGGCTGAAGGATTGGCAGAGCAGAGGAACCAGGTGGCGGCCCACCTGCAGCAGTACTGTGCCGGTTACCAGGCTCTTGTGTCCGAAAGGGAGCAGCTCCACCAACAGTATTTGACACAGAGCCAGATCATGGACCGGCTGCAGCATGACGAATCGCACGGCCGCACTCAGCTGGAAATGAGCCAGAATCAGCTGCAGCAAGCACAG GAGCATTTGGAGCAGTTGGTCAAAGATAACGAGCATTTGAAGACTGAGGTGAGGGAGCTGCTTAACAGTTCAGCTCTAGCAGTGACGCCACGAGATGAAG GCGACGGCATTGAAAGTCAGTCACCTCAAGAGAGTGTTACAGAGTTGTCCTCCATTGTAATCCCTCAAGACTTTGAGAGCCAGAAAGAGATG GAGGAGTTCATCCGCGGGGCGTTGTCCCAGGTGGAGGCGGAGCGAGACGATGCCAGGAGGCAGCTGAGGGAGGAGCACAGGCTCCACATGGCGGCAAAGCACCAAGCCACCGTGGCTCTAAACCTAGAGCGCCACAGCCACTCCGAGCACGGGCACCATCATGGCGATGAACACGCTCATGACCAACATAGTCACTGTGAACACCATCACCAGCAATCAG AAGGAGGAGTGGCGGTAGAAGTTCATCAGGCGCTGCAGACCGCCATGGAGAGGCTCCAACAGCGGTTCACCTCGCTCATGCAGGAGAAGGCCGACCTGAAGGAGCGAGTAGAGGAGCTGGAGCATCGCTGCATTCAACTGTCTGGAGAGACGGACACTATTG GAGAGTACATCGCCTTGTATCAGAATCAGAGAGCCATCATGAAGCAGAAGCACCAGGAGAAGGAGCAGTACATCACCCTGCTGGCTCAGGATAAAGAAGAGATGAAG GCGAAGCTGGCAGAGCTGCAGGATCTTGTCATGAGGCTGGTGGCCGAGAGGAACGACTGGTACAGTCGATACATGGAGGGCGTAACTCAGGTCAACCCCGACCTGCTTCCTGTTGGcgaggaccacagtccagatgcAGAGCACCAGCAtcaagcacaccaccagcaagcAG AAGCCATGGAGGTCATCCCCCTGTCAGAGCCCACCGCCCAGGAAGCCCCCTCGTCGTCTCACGTCCCCGTCGGCAGCGAGCCCGCGGCGCTGGCGCCCGAAGGCGACGGCACGGCCCAGCAGATCATGCAGCTCCTCCACGACATCCAGAACCCTCAGGGGAGCACGTCGCGACTTCCCCCCTTCATGGGCGACAACCCCTGCATCCCCTTCTTCTACCGCCCTGACGAGCAGGACGAGGTGAAGATACTTGTGGTGTGA